From Procambarus clarkii isolate CNS0578487 chromosome 73, FALCON_Pclarkii_2.0, whole genome shotgun sequence, one genomic window encodes:
- the LOC138356567 gene encoding uncharacterized protein, with the protein MGTQIPVTRPLIDPDTAAFTPPHPGQSLCSTVKALTSTARMTAGTNPQEFVKILYMANDLPTFNIPEEVFNTLGSTPATDPLEDADSSPDDDSATSMRTSDFVLVPSAHKTLPPDTPTSATVPVANHDITVNAATLSDFLSAPAPHVSPAVADPSPVQVVNLAAMDPWCDPVEGIYYENPSAAIPTTANQPSRTQPLRSTTSGLHSSDEPDEDVSVGTPSPPSRKCHYSAADFLHDTAPTTPNDSTTKPAQSQTTKTETDKPKKKTKDQSLLKSSTKKKTTNAMI; encoded by the coding sequence ATGGGGACCCAGATCCCAGTCACCCGGCCACTCATCGATCCAGACACGGCCGCCTTCACCCCACCCCATCCCGGCCAGTCACTGTGTAGCACAGTAAAAGCTTTGACATCGACGGCCAGAATGACTGCTGGCACTAACCCCCAAGAATTTGTGAAAATTCTTTACATGGCGAATGATCTCCCTACCTTCAATATTCCTGAAGAAGTCTTCAACACTCTAGGTTCAACTCCAGCAACTGACCCTTTAGAGGATGCCGACTCCTCACCCGACGACGATTCTGCCACTTCAATGCGGACTTCAGATTTTGTTCTAGTACCTTCAGCTCACAAGACTCTGCCTCCTGACACCCCCACGTCTGCTACAGTTCCAGTTGCTaaccatgacatcactgtgaacgcgGCCACACTTTCAGACTTTctgtcagctcctgctccacacgTTTCTCCAGCTGTCGCTGACCCTTCACCCGTCCAAGTGGTGAATTTAGCTGCAATGGACCCTTGGTGTGACCCTGTAGAGGGTATATACTATGAAAACCCCTCTGCTGCAATACCTACTACTGCTAATCAACCTTCAAGAACTCAACCTTTGCGATCTACCACCTCTGGTCTTCATTCATCTGATGAACCGGATGAGGACGTGtctgttggaacaccatcacctccttcaCGGAAATGTCACTACTCAGCTGCCGATTTCCTTCACGACACCGCACCAACAACCCCCAACGATAGCACCACAAAGCCAGCACAAAGTCAGACCACCAAGACCGAGACCGACAAGCCCAAGAAGAAGACCAAAGATCAGAGTTTGCTGAAATCGTCAACCAAAAAGAAGACCACTAACGCTATGATTTAA